The following proteins come from a genomic window of Bacteroidetes bacterium SB0662_bin_6:
- a CDS encoding glycosyltransferase family 2 protein — translation MADVRPRVSIIVVTWNALPLLKQCFPSVAATDYENLEIILADNASDDGSIEWIRRHFPNIRVLRYTENQMFCRGNNEAIPHATGKYVLLLNNDVAVPPGWLNPLVDELETCEDIAAVQPKVLQYEDRSMFEYAGASGGFMDRLGYPFARGRIFFRLEKDCGQYDEPRDIFWGTGAALLLRRSALDKVGLLDERFEMHMEEIDLCWRFQRAGYRIRVQPASEVYHIGGGSLRRGNPRKVYLTFRNNLLMLYKNLPEPEWKRVFAARCALDAAAAARALVSGHPTEYTAIMRAYTDAHRMKNSWNCGTIRPETLSETVLPSYRNSIVIDYFLRGRRRFDVLPKKAFV, via the coding sequence ATGGCGGACGTACGCCCCCGCGTGTCCATTATTGTGGTTACCTGGAATGCATTGCCGCTCCTGAAGCAATGTTTTCCTTCCGTAGCAGCGACCGACTACGAAAATCTGGAGATTATTCTGGCCGACAATGCCTCGGACGACGGCTCAATCGAATGGATTCGCAGGCATTTTCCGAATATCCGCGTACTGCGCTATACGGAAAACCAAATGTTTTGCCGAGGCAATAACGAAGCGATCCCGCATGCTACGGGAAAATATGTATTGCTGCTGAATAACGACGTGGCTGTGCCGCCAGGCTGGCTTAATCCACTCGTGGATGAATTGGAAACATGTGAAGACATCGCGGCCGTACAGCCCAAGGTATTGCAATACGAGGACCGATCCATGTTCGAATACGCTGGCGCCTCGGGAGGATTTATGGATCGACTGGGATATCCCTTCGCTCGCGGGCGCATTTTTTTCCGGTTGGAAAAGGACTGCGGGCAATACGACGAACCTCGCGATATTTTCTGGGGTACGGGTGCGGCGCTTCTGCTCCGCCGATCTGCCCTTGACAAGGTGGGATTGCTGGATGAGCGCTTCGAAATGCACATGGAAGAAATCGACTTGTGCTGGCGGTTCCAGCGGGCCGGGTACCGAATCCGCGTACAACCCGCCAGTGAAGTGTATCACATCGGTGGAGGATCACTACGCCGGGGAAACCCCCGGAAGGTCTATCTGACATTCCGGAATAATCTGCTGATGCTGTACAAAAACCTGCCGGAGCCCGAATGGAAACGGGTTTTTGCGGCGCGATGCGCACTGGACGCGGCTGCGGCCGCACGCGCACTGGTGTCAGGGCACCCCACCGAATATACCGCTATCATGCGGGCATACACCGATGCACACCGAATGAAGAACTCCTGGAATTGTGGCACTATCCGACCGGAAACGCTTTCGGAAACCGTGCTGCCCTCCTACAGAAACAGTATCGTCATCGATTATTTCCTGCGGGGACGGCGGCGCTTCGACGTACTGCCGAAGAAGGCCTTCGTGTAA